One part of the Lemur catta isolate mLemCat1 chromosome 13, mLemCat1.pri, whole genome shotgun sequence genome encodes these proteins:
- the LOC123649435 gene encoding putative olfactory receptor 2W6 — MGRDNDSYLQAFILVGFSDRPRLEIILFAFVLAFYILTLVGNAAIILLSIMDARLHTPMYFFLGNLSFLDLCFTTSIVPQLLWNLWGPEKTITYHGCVAQLYIYMVLGSTECVLLAVMSYDRYVAVCRPLHYTVVMHPRLCLQLVTVAWCCGFLNSFVMCPQTMQLSRCGRHRVEHFLCEMPALIAMSCEDTMLVQAFAFVLGVALLLVPLSLILLSYGMITVTVLRIRSAAGRKKAFNTCSSHLTVVSLFYGTIIYMYLQPANSYSQDQGKFLTLFYTIVTPSVNPLIYTLRNKNVKGAMKKLLGWEKGAGEA, encoded by the coding sequence ATGGGAAGGGACAATGACAGCTACCTGCAGGCTTTCATCCTGGTGGGCTTTTCCGACCGACCGCGACTGGAGATAATTCTCTTTGCTTTCGTCTTGGCCTTCTACATCCTGACCTTGGTGGGAAACGCTGCCATCATCCTCCTGTCGATCATGGACGCCAGACTCCACAcgcccatgtacttcttccttgGGAACCTGTCCTTCCTGGACCTCTGCTTCACAACAAGCATTGTCCCTCAGCTGCTGTGGAACCTTTGGGGCCCGGAGAAGACCATCACCTACCACGGCTGTGTGGCCCAACTCTACATCTACATGGTGTTGGGCTCCACGGAGTGCGTCCTCCTGGCTGTCATGTcctatgaccgctatgtggccGTCTGCCGGCCCCTGCACTACACCGTGGTCATGCACCCACGCCTCTGCCTGCAGCTGGTGACCGTGGCCTGGTGCTGTGGCTTCCTAAACTCCTTTGTCATGTGTCCTCAGACGATGCAACTCTCCCGGTGTGGGCGTCACCGGGTGGAGCACTTCCTGTGTGAGATGCCTGCCCTCATCGCCATGTCCTGTGAAGACACCATGCTGGTGCAGGCGTTCGCCTTTGTCCTGGGGGTTGCCCTCCTCCTGGTGCCCCTCTCCCTTATCCTCCTCTCCTATGGCATGATCACTGTCACCGTGCTGAGGATCAGGTCAGCAGCAGGGCGCAAGAAGGCCTTCAACACCTGCTCTTCTCACCTAACGGTGGTCTCCCTCTTCTACGGCACCATCATCTACATGTACCTGCAGCCAGCGAACAGCTACTCCCAAGACCAGGGGAAGTTCCTCACTCTCTTCTACACCATCGTCACGCCCAGTGTCAACCCCCTCATTTACACTCTGAGGAACAAGAATGTGAAGGGAGCAATGAAGAAACTtctggggtgggagaagggggcTGGGGAAGCCTAA